The following coding sequences lie in one Azospirillum humicireducens genomic window:
- a CDS encoding DUF1848 domain-containing protein: MIVSASYKTDIPAFYGRWFLNRLDAGYCRMVNPYGGQTYRIDLTRPAVDGFIFWTKNLGPFLGALDSVAERGFPFVVQYSVTGLPTVLERSVPAWETAVGHIMQVRERWGARAAVWRYDPIILTDATPPAWHRETFARIARALRGVTDEAVVSFLQPYRKTARNLAAAGIGWRDPEAEEKRALLADLAGIAAGEGMALTLCTQPELVDTPGTAPARCVDALRLSDVAGYAVAVREKGNRPGCLCAESRDIGDYDSCPHGCVYCYAVADRGTAQRRFSAHDPEGEFLVARRTPPP, encoded by the coding sequence ATGATCGTCTCCGCCAGCTACAAGACCGACATCCCCGCCTTCTATGGGCGCTGGTTCCTGAACCGCCTGGACGCCGGTTACTGCCGGATGGTCAATCCCTATGGCGGCCAGACCTACCGCATCGACCTGACCCGGCCGGCGGTCGACGGATTCATCTTCTGGACCAAGAATCTGGGGCCGTTCCTCGGCGCTCTCGACAGTGTGGCGGAGCGGGGCTTTCCCTTCGTGGTGCAATACAGCGTCACCGGCCTGCCCACCGTTCTGGAGCGTTCGGTCCCCGCCTGGGAAACAGCGGTCGGGCACATCATGCAGGTGCGCGAACGCTGGGGGGCGCGGGCGGCGGTCTGGCGTTACGACCCGATCATCCTTACCGATGCCACTCCGCCGGCGTGGCACCGCGAGACCTTCGCCCGGATCGCCCGTGCCTTGCGCGGGGTCACCGACGAGGCGGTGGTGTCCTTCCTTCAGCCCTACCGCAAGACCGCCCGCAACCTCGCCGCTGCCGGCATCGGCTGGCGCGACCCGGAGGCGGAGGAGAAACGCGCCCTGTTGGCGGATTTGGCCGGGATCGCGGCGGGGGAGGGTATGGCGCTGACGCTCTGCACCCAGCCGGAGCTGGTGGACACGCCCGGCACGGCGCCGGCGCGCTGCGTCGATGCGCTGCGGCTGTCGGACGTGGCGGGCTATGCCGTCGCGGTGCGGGAGAAGGGAAACCGGCCTGGCTGCCTGTGCGCCGAAAGCCGCGACATCGGCGATTACGACAGCTGTCCGCACGGGTGCGTCTACTGCTATGCCGTCGCCGACCGCGGCACGGCGCAGCGGAGGTTCAGCGCCCATGACCCGGAGGGGGAGTTTCTGGTGGCGCGGCGGACGCCTCCTCCCTGA
- the grpE gene encoding nucleotide exchange factor GrpE, with translation MSEEQNKPADATVEPTEAANTAAANGADAGQTGTGSPEDRVAKLEAEVASLKDQLLRAMAETENTRRRAQRDREDATKFAVSSFAKELVSVADNLRRALDAVPAEGREQDDMLKGLAVGVEATERQLFAAFDRAGIKKLDPAGEPFDPNFHQVMFEIENTGKAAGTVVQVLQPGYTIHGRLLREAMVGVAKGGDAGGQHLDTKA, from the coding sequence ATGAGCGAAGAGCAGAACAAGCCCGCCGACGCCACCGTGGAGCCGACCGAGGCCGCCAACACGGCCGCCGCCAACGGTGCCGATGCCGGCCAGACGGGCACCGGTTCGCCCGAAGACCGCGTCGCCAAGCTGGAGGCCGAGGTCGCCAGCCTGAAGGACCAGCTTCTGCGCGCCATGGCGGAGACGGAGAACACCCGCCGCCGTGCCCAGCGCGACCGCGAGGATGCCACCAAGTTCGCGGTGTCCAGCTTCGCCAAGGAATTGGTTTCGGTCGCCGACAACCTGCGCCGTGCGCTGGACGCCGTCCCGGCCGAGGGCCGCGAGCAGGACGATATGCTGAAGGGCCTCGCCGTCGGCGTCGAGGCGACCGAGCGCCAGCTGTTCGCCGCCTTCGACCGCGCCGGCATCAAGAAGCTGGACCCGGCCGGCGAGCCGTTCGACCCGAACTTCCATCAGGTGATGTTCGAGATCGAGAACACCGGCAAGGCCGCCGGCACCGTCGTCCAGGTGCTGCAGCCGGGCTACACCATCCATGGCCGCCTGCTGCGCGAAGCGATGGTCGGCGTCGCCAAGGGCGGTGATGCCGGCGGGCAGCACCTCGATACGAAGGCGTAA
- a CDS encoding universal stress protein, which produces MTDATQTPTPVRIFLVVVDDSPELKVALRYACLRARKSGGKVALLTVLEQGEMQHWLAVENLIREEQRAEAEQKLQKLAREVNQLTGTLPALYVREGNRLEEVLSLIAEEPSISILVLAAGTDPEGPGPLISYYTGRGLGRLRIPLTIVPGGLSNEALDAIT; this is translated from the coding sequence ATGACCGATGCGACGCAGACTCCCACGCCCGTGCGCATCTTCCTGGTGGTGGTCGACGACAGCCCCGAGCTGAAGGTGGCACTGCGCTATGCCTGCCTGCGCGCCCGCAAGTCGGGCGGCAAGGTGGCGCTGCTGACCGTGCTGGAACAGGGCGAGATGCAGCATTGGCTGGCGGTGGAGAACCTGATCCGCGAGGAGCAGCGCGCCGAGGCGGAGCAGAAGCTGCAGAAGCTGGCGCGCGAGGTCAACCAGCTGACCGGCACCCTGCCTGCGCTCTATGTCCGCGAAGGCAACCGGCTGGAGGAGGTGCTGTCCCTGATCGCGGAGGAGCCCAGCATCTCCATCCTGGTGCTGGCCGCCGGCACCGACCCGGAAGGCCCCGGACCGCTGATCTCCTACTACACCGGCCGCGGGCTTGGGCGCCTGCGCATCCCGCTGACCATCGTCCCCGGCGGTCTCAGCAACGAGGCGCTCGACGCGATCACCTGA
- the hrcA gene encoding heat-inducible transcriptional repressor HrcA gives MINELNQRSREIFRLIVDAYVASGEPVGSRTISRRLGMALSPATIRNVMADLEEQGLLYAPHTSAGRIPTDAGLRMFVDGLLEIGSLTEDERASIEAKCAASGRAFADVLGEASTMLSGLSHCAGLVVAPKTDRPLKHIEFVALGPGRALVVLVNEDGLVENRVIEVPMGVPTSTLQTVSNFLSAKLAGRTLDEARQEVLQEIEQQKTQLDELSRKVVSAGLATWAGSGGSNAGQLIVRGQSRLLEDVTALSDLERVRALFEALETKETMLRMLDATGRGDGVQIFIGAENVLFNHSGCSMIISPFQNSREQVIGAIGVIGPTRINYARIIPLVDYTAKVVSRLIG, from the coding sequence ATGATCAACGAGCTGAACCAGCGATCGCGCGAAATCTTCCGGCTGATCGTCGACGCCTATGTGGCGTCCGGCGAGCCGGTCGGCTCGCGCACCATTTCGCGGCGGCTTGGCATGGCCCTGTCGCCCGCGACCATCCGCAACGTGATGGCCGACCTGGAGGAGCAGGGGCTGCTCTACGCTCCGCACACCTCGGCCGGCCGCATCCCGACCGACGCCGGCCTGCGCATGTTCGTCGACGGCCTGCTGGAGATCGGGTCGCTGACCGAGGACGAGCGCGCCTCGATCGAAGCGAAATGCGCCGCCTCCGGCCGCGCCTTCGCCGATGTGCTGGGCGAGGCGTCGACCATGCTGTCCGGCCTGTCGCATTGCGCCGGGCTGGTGGTGGCGCCCAAGACCGACCGTCCGCTGAAGCACATCGAGTTCGTGGCGCTCGGCCCCGGCCGCGCCCTGGTCGTCCTGGTCAACGAGGACGGGCTGGTCGAGAACCGGGTGATCGAGGTGCCGATGGGGGTCCCGACCTCCACCCTGCAGACGGTGTCGAACTTCCTCAGCGCCAAGCTCGCCGGCCGCACGCTGGACGAGGCGCGGCAGGAGGTGCTGCAGGAGATCGAGCAGCAGAAGACCCAGCTGGACGAGCTGTCGCGCAAGGTGGTTTCCGCCGGTCTGGCCACCTGGGCCGGCAGCGGCGGGTCGAACGCCGGCCAGTTGATCGTCCGCGGCCAGTCCCGCCTGCTGGAGGACGTCACGGCGCTCTCAGACCTGGAGCGCGTGCGCGCCCTGTTCGAGGCGCTGGAGACCAAGGAGACGATGTTGCGGATGCTGGACGCCACCGGCCGCGGCGACGGCGTGCAGATCTTCATCGGGGCGGAGAACGTGCTGTTCAACCACTCCGGCTGTTCGATGATCATCTCCCCCTTCCAGAACAGCCGCGAGCAGGTCATCGGCGCCATCGGGGTCATCGGTCCGACCCGCATCAATTACGCCCGCATCATTCCGCTGGTGGATTACACCGCCAAGGTGGTCAGCCGGCTGATCGGCTGA
- a CDS encoding sulfite exporter TauE/SafE family protein — MQVYLPIAEMSVNALLVLGMGWLVGFLSGMFGVGGGFLMTPLLIFIGVPPAIAVGTQANQLVAASVSGVLAHWRRGNVDVKLGVVMLGGGVVGTAVGVWIFGILQRLGQIDIAITLSYVFFLGTIGGMMLVESSRAILRRRAPTARRGKLHRHIWLHGLPFKMRFQRSKLYISALLPAGIGAVGGMLVAIMGIGGGFLLVPAMIYLLNMPAGLVAGTSLFQIIFTTAAATLLQAATNQTVDAMLALLLLIGGVVGAQFGTKAGSRLRGENARLALATIVVAVALKLAWDLFSRPDDLFTLTMGVR, encoded by the coding sequence ATGCAAGTCTACCTGCCGATTGCCGAGATGTCGGTCAACGCGCTGCTGGTGCTCGGCATGGGCTGGCTCGTGGGCTTCCTGTCGGGAATGTTCGGGGTGGGCGGCGGATTTCTGATGACGCCGCTGCTGATCTTCATCGGCGTCCCACCCGCCATCGCCGTCGGCACCCAGGCCAACCAGCTGGTGGCCGCCAGCGTGTCGGGCGTGCTCGCCCACTGGCGGCGCGGCAACGTCGACGTCAAGCTGGGCGTCGTCATGCTGGGCGGCGGCGTGGTCGGCACTGCGGTGGGGGTTTGGATCTTCGGCATCCTGCAGCGGCTGGGCCAGATCGACATCGCCATCACCCTGTCCTACGTCTTCTTCCTGGGCACCATCGGCGGCATGATGCTGGTGGAAAGCAGCCGCGCCATCCTGCGCCGCCGCGCCCCCACGGCCAGACGCGGCAAGCTGCACCGCCACATCTGGCTGCACGGCCTGCCCTTCAAGATGCGCTTCCAGCGCTCCAAGCTCTACATCTCCGCCCTGCTGCCGGCGGGGATCGGGGCGGTCGGCGGCATGCTGGTGGCGATCATGGGCATCGGCGGCGGCTTTCTGCTGGTGCCGGCGATGATCTATCTGCTGAACATGCCCGCCGGTCTGGTCGCCGGCACCTCGCTGTTCCAGATCATCTTCACCACCGCGGCGGCGACCCTGCTGCAGGCCGCCACCAACCAGACGGTGGACGCCATGCTGGCGCTTCTTCTGCTGATCGGCGGCGTCGTGGGCGCGCAGTTCGGCACCAAGGCCGGCAGCCGGCTGCGTGGAGAGAATGCAAGGCTGGCGCTGGCGACGATCGTGGTGGCGGTGGCGCTGAAGCTGGCCTGGGACCTGTTCTCGCGTCCCGACGACCTGTTCACCCTGACCATGGGGGTGCGGTGA
- a CDS encoding NifU family protein, translating into MFIQTEQTPNPATLKFLPGRDVLGRGTADFTSREDAARSPLAQRLFEIEGVVGVFLGADFITITKTDARDWFLLKPSILGVIMEHFTADRPVLLEDGGDGHAAASNADDEEIVEQIKELLDTRVRPSVAQDGGDITFQGFEKGVVYLAMKGACSGCPSSTATLKHGIENMLRHYIPEVVEVRAVQ; encoded by the coding sequence ATGTTCATTCAGACCGAGCAGACGCCCAACCCGGCGACTCTCAAGTTCCTGCCGGGGCGTGACGTGCTCGGACGCGGCACCGCCGACTTCACCAGCCGCGAGGATGCCGCCCGTTCACCGCTGGCCCAGCGCCTGTTCGAGATCGAGGGCGTCGTGGGCGTCTTCCTGGGCGCCGACTTCATCACCATCACCAAGACCGATGCGCGCGACTGGTTCCTGCTGAAGCCGTCGATCCTCGGCGTCATCATGGAGCATTTCACCGCCGACCGCCCGGTCCTGTTGGAGGACGGCGGCGACGGCCATGCCGCTGCGTCGAACGCCGACGACGAGGAGATCGTCGAGCAGATCAAGGAGCTGCTGGACACCCGCGTCCGCCCGTCGGTCGCCCAGGACGGCGGCGACATCACCTTCCAGGGCTTCGAGAAGGGCGTCGTCTATCTGGCGATGAAGGGAGCCTGCTCCGGCTGCCCCAGCTCCACCGCCACGCTGAAGCACGGCATCGAGAACATGCTGCGCCACTACATCCCCGAAGTGGTCGAAGTCCGCGCCGTTCAGTAA
- a CDS encoding response regulator, with protein sequence MPPSAPKSVLTVDDSKTIRDMVGFTLKGAGYEVAEASDGNAGLALISQRKFDCIITDLNMPGLDGLALTRAIRTSALNRVTPVLLLTTEADPAKKTAGREAGATGWLVKPFNPEKLVETVRKVCP encoded by the coding sequence ATGCCCCCCTCTGCGCCCAAGAGCGTCCTGACCGTCGACGATTCCAAGACCATCCGCGACATGGTGGGATTCACGCTGAAAGGCGCCGGCTATGAGGTGGCGGAGGCATCGGACGGCAACGCCGGTCTGGCCCTGATCAGCCAGCGCAAGTTCGACTGCATCATCACCGACCTGAACATGCCGGGGTTGGACGGGCTGGCCCTGACCCGCGCCATCCGCACGTCGGCCCTCAATCGCGTCACTCCGGTGCTGCTGCTGACCACCGAAGCCGACCCCGCCAAGAAGACCGCCGGCCGCGAAGCCGGCGCAACCGGTTGGCTGGTGAAGCCCTTCAACCCGGAAAAGCTGGTGGAGACGGTGCGTAAGGTCTGTCCGTAA
- a CDS encoding TIGR02186 family protein, which produces MGLLAKLRPTIPRLAKRRLVQGGAALAGLLLGGTVAATVWAQQLVADLSSHLIAITTGFTGTEVVLFGTTDGAGDVAIVVTGPRAPATVRRKERVAGMWMNTDSLRFDQVPSFYTVAVSRPLDQLVGRPVLERHQLGLPQLQLPADATLPPDELAAYRRALIRNKQRQGLYAISMGQVAFLGERLFRTNIYFPANVPTGLYNVEALLIRDGDVVSAQTTPLVVSKIGFSAEVSDFARNRPVTYGVAAVIGAIAAGWAAGAAFRRV; this is translated from the coding sequence ATGGGGCTCCTTGCCAAACTCCGTCCAACTATACCTCGGCTGGCCAAACGTCGGCTGGTGCAGGGGGGAGCGGCGTTGGCCGGGCTGCTGCTGGGCGGCACGGTGGCGGCGACGGTGTGGGCGCAGCAGCTGGTCGCCGACCTGTCCAGCCACCTGATCGCCATCACCACCGGCTTCACCGGCACGGAGGTCGTGCTGTTCGGCACCACCGACGGGGCGGGCGACGTCGCCATCGTCGTCACCGGTCCGCGGGCGCCCGCCACCGTCCGCCGGAAGGAGCGGGTGGCCGGCATGTGGATGAACACCGACAGTCTGCGCTTCGACCAGGTGCCCAGCTTCTATACGGTGGCGGTCAGCCGCCCGCTCGACCAGCTGGTCGGCCGCCCGGTGCTGGAGCGCCACCAGCTCGGCCTGCCGCAGCTGCAGCTGCCGGCCGACGCCACCCTGCCGCCGGACGAGCTTGCCGCCTACCGCCGCGCGCTGATCCGCAACAAGCAGCGCCAGGGGCTGTACGCCATCTCCATGGGGCAGGTCGCCTTCCTGGGCGAACGGCTGTTCCGCACCAACATCTATTTCCCGGCCAATGTCCCGACCGGGCTGTACAATGTCGAAGCCTTGCTGATCCGTGACGGCGACGTGGTCAGCGCCCAGACCACGCCGCTGGTGGTGTCCAAGATCGGGTTCAGCGCCGAAGTTTCTGACTTCGCCCGCAACCGCCCGGTCACCTACGGGGTGGCCGCTGTCATCGGCGCCATCGCGGCCGGCTGGGCGGCCGGCGCCGCATTCCGCCGGGTCTAA